A window of the Fusobacterium sp. IOR10 genome harbors these coding sequences:
- a CDS encoding response regulator transcription factor encodes MKLLIVDDDKDILNMIKIYLNSEGYEILEADNGLKALEILDKNPDIALIILDIMMSKLNGFDTCEKIRKKYTMPIIFLTAKMGEFDQILGFSSGGDDYIIKPFTPIDLSLRIKANIRRYFNYSKLDIEQPIIEIGDLCINTKAHVVTKNKELLKLTKTEFGILQLLLTNRGRIYSIEQIYEYVWNENCIINVDNTVSVHIKKLRDKIEDDGKNPKYIKTVWGVGYRVD; translated from the coding sequence ATTAAAATATATTTAAATTCCGAAGGATATGAAATATTAGAAGCAGATAACGGTTTAAAAGCTTTAGAAATATTAGACAAGAATCCTGATATAGCTCTTATTATTTTGGATATCATGATGTCTAAATTAAATGGTTTTGATACTTGCGAAAAAATAAGAAAAAAATATACAATGCCTATAATTTTTCTAACTGCAAAAATGGGTGAATTTGATCAAATTTTAGGATTCTCGTCTGGTGGAGATGATTATATTATAAAACCCTTTACTCCAATAGATCTTTCTCTTAGAATTAAAGCTAATATTAGAAGGTATTTTAATTATTCCAAATTAGATATAGAGCAGCCTATAATTGAAATTGGTGATTTATGTATAAATACTAAGGCTCATGTTGTTACAAAAAATAAGGAACTTTTAAAATTAACTAAAACTGAATTTGGAATTCTTCAATTACTTCTAACTAACAGAGGCAGAATTTATAGTATTGAACAGATCTACGAATATGTTTGGAATGAAAATTGTATCATCAATGTAGATAATACTGTTTCTGTTCATATAAAAAAACTAAGAGATAAAATAGAAGACGATGGAAAAAATCCAAAATATATTAAAACTGTTTGGGGAGTTGGATATCGTGTGGATTAA